From the genome of Nicotiana tabacum cultivar K326 chromosome 2, ASM71507v2, whole genome shotgun sequence:
TTCACCTCAAAGCTTTAAGAGTAAATTTTCGCACTTCATCACAACTCCTAAAGGCAAGCAGTAATACCTTCAACCTTCCTGCAGTAATGAATATGGGCGGCACATAATTGAATAATGGGAAGTTATACATTTGTGTATTGACAAGACCGTTTATTATTTCTTGAAGCTCGATCTCTCCCGCGGATGAACCACATAGCCAAGAGAAACCATGAAACTAAAATAGAAAAGCTTGCCCCACCCATAAGTAACTACTTCACAGTCTGCCTCATTAGACCGTACATCTTTCTTGGTACATCCAAATAATAGCTAGGAGCATAAACTAGAAATTCTAGAGCGGTCCAAATTCAAATGggtgaaattaaaactaaatctaTCTAAAAAGAAGGTATAACTGATGCTAAACATAAAAAAGATAGTAGTAGCTTCATTCCCACACGTCTATTAGGGTAGCCTAATAACTGTCCAAAATGAAGATTCATTCAAAGATTTCGAGAAATTGCAGAAATTTCACAAAGATATTTTCATTATTGTCATGTTGAGCATGAATCTATTCTAATCCTGTCAAGGAAACATCAATAAAGACACTCTAAAATTACCCAACAGAGTAGAGTAAGCAGCACTAAAAAACAAGCTACACAAGTAGCAGCAAACTAAATCAACAATGTCCGTGGAATCTCAAATTACTAGAACGGCAGACTTAATACTGCACACGACGTAGCTCCGTCCCCTTGACCCCCATCACCTTGACCCAAACTTAAACCTCCCATTAATCACCCACTTTTCCTCGACTTCTAAAATGTAGCCCCATCCCCTTGACCCCAACTTAAACCTGCCATCGATCAcccattttttctcttttcttgacTTCTAAAAATGGTCGAAAGTTGTGACACCAACAGCCGGCTATAGAACTTAGTATCTCTCCATAAGTGGTACTAAAGCGGAGAACTGAACAGTGTGCTGCAGGATAAGACCACTGTTCAAGACCATTAGTATTACCATCATATCAccccaaaaaatgaaaaggaatCTGAGAATGAAGATTGCTAGCACGAGCAAAATTGCATTCCCTAATTGGCAACCTCCCAGTCATTTTAACTCAATTACAAAGAGCTTATACTATAGAACTGAGTGAATTCCCCAACATGGGGATGCGAAAGAGAACAGCCATATCTATCCATTGAAGTACCATGTCAGCTAAAGGACATCAGcgaaacaacaaaaacaaaaccaTTTTGTGATCCAGAACAGAGACAGATATCACAACTGAAAGAAGCCATAGTGAAACAGTATTAACATACAACTCTGAAGAACAAGTCGAAAATTGACAATTTCATGACACAAAAATGGCGTACTATATCAGAAGATCAAGGCATTTATTTTGATAGGCGTGACACAGATTAAAATCACAATGGATGCAACGACTAACCTTGCTTCATCTCCTCCATAGAAGTGAGAGAAACATAATGCCATGTTTCTCAATTCTTCCTTTGTTACGAATAGCAGAAATAAAACAAAGATATGCACAAGAAATGACATGGaccaaaatataaaaatggaaAGTAAAGATTGCCATAGTGTCTAATATTTATTACATATGGCTTTAATCACATAAGAGTGTAAGTATTCAGGAAAGGGATCAGAAGCCACAGTGAGATGATCAGTGGCAGATGCCAGTCAGTATCCAATGGGTTCAACAGGTCAGAATTTCGACACAGAACATAGATATGTGAAAGACTACtacaatttcaaaaaaaattaagtttTGAACCCATAATTTTGGAAAAAACAAAGGTCAGCATTAAGAACCTTAAAGGTTGCACCTATCTTTGATCTGCCTGCGGATGACGGGTTACCAGTAATAAAGCGAAACAAGAAATAGAATTCTGTGATGTTTCTAAGAAGAGGAGTAAATGCACGAATatgcaacccccccccccccccggccaaGATGAGAAAAACACAGATGAAGTACTGAATATCCAGATAACCACATCCCCCTTCAGAACCCTTGTGTAACAAATAGGCCATGCTCTCCAGCCGAAATTAAAAAGCAGAACCATTACCGGAGAGATACCAAGAATCACAAGCTGACATGGAAATGAAGCCCGACTTTGAAGCAAAGCGACAATCGTCTTGGTCTCAAATGTGGAAACCACGACGACGAACAAGATCCTTCTCCATGGAGGAGGAACATCAAAATCAGAACAAAATAAATGGACCTCAGTTGCTGAACTCAAGAGTAACTAATAACTTGTCATCTAAGAGGAAACTAACTCGTCCTCAGGAAATCCTTGCAGAACATAAGAGCAATTAGTGGTGTAATTACTGGCAGAAGGATTGTCGCTGTCCAAAATGCTTTCTCAAATTAATTATGTTTAACTGGACCAACTAGCAAAGAGACCCAATCATGTACCCAAAAAAGGTCATTTGAACACAGGCAGCCTGTCAAAAGGTTAACATCATTAATACTGTAAAGCTGCAAAGTAGGAACTGACTAAATGGAGGAATAATGCAATAGATTACCCGTTTTAACTCCAATTAACTGTTAAGAGATTCTAAGAGAACAGAACAGGAAAACCACTGCTAATTCACCCTCGCTTCCCAATTTGACATAAACAAGCTGGTGAGCCTCAGAATTTTATCACCAGTACAAAATTCTGGCAATTCATCAGACCCATCTATATCACCACAATTAGAGGTGCAATTGTGAACACAAGAAACCATTGATTCCAGCAGCAAACATCAGTATTCTACTTTCCAAGCGAACAAAGCAAATAACCAGCAGCCATAGTAGCATTCAAAAGTGTGAGACCATATTCAAATTCGTAAATTAAGCACGCATAAGATCCCAATCAAACCACACTATTGAGCATTTTACGGACATAGAACAGTAGATTAAAGTGCCATGTTTCATGAGTTCAAAAGATTGATCCACTTCTGCTAACAGGCCAAGGAAACAAGATGCCATCGGACATACTTCAAAGTTCAAACCCTTAGTATCCAGCTTGGTTGGCGCCTAACTCTTTAGCTGCAACAGACAGGTTAAAATTTCAGTTACTACAATGAAATGATTCCACAAATATCAGACAGCAAAAATTAGAAGTCCAAAATAACTATTGCACCTTAAAGCATTAACGACGATCGTACGGACCAGAACGATCACGATTATATCGTTCTCCCCCATGTCCACCACCATCCCTGCTGCTGCGGCTTCCAAAACGATCTCCATTTCTATCAGGTCCATAATGGCCACTTGATCTACCACCACCACCTCCGCCGCCATACCTATCATCTCTGCCGCCATACCGACCACCTCGACCTCCTTCACTTGGGCATTCTCTGGCAAAGTGTCCTGGCTTGCCACACTTAAAGCACTCTCCACCACCAGATCCACGTCCACCTCCATATTCACGATTACTGCGACCGTGATCACGACCTCGATCTCGGTCACGGGGCCGATCACTATCATATTCTCTACCTGAACCTTGTTGGGGCTGGGCTTTGTCCACAGTAATAGCACGGCCATCCAAATCCATCCCATTCATTTCTTCAATGGCTTCTTCCATTGCTTTCTTTTCATCAAATGTAACAAAACCAAATCCTTTAGATCGGCCTGAGAACTTGTCAACTACAATCTAAACCAAACGGAAAGAGTTTAAATGATAGAGGCGTAGACATGTTTAAAATCTATATCCAGATAAAGTATGAGAAAGAAggaaacaaaataaggaaaaaggaaagagacaGAGAAGTAGTCACGCAAGTGTTGCCACAGACTTAATGATACAAAGAAGCCAAAATGTATTCTGCAACATTGGTAAGTAAAGTGCTCACAACATGACTGTATCACATTGCTGTTTATTCTCGCACTGATGGATGTTTGTGGCGGTGGAGGTTTCATGCATTGGCTGAAATTGCATAATCCAAAATAAATTGAATAATTTCTTCACTGAAAAGGCTCTGGAGTTTTGGTTATGGCTATGATGAATAAATCCTACAGGCATTGGAGTTTTGGTTCTGGCTAAGATGACTGATCCTACAGGTTTGTAATATTTTGGTCCATTATTAGTCTACAAAGGAAACTGATGCTTTTCCTGAACCCCCAGACTGTATGCGGGATACACAGGTTTTATCACAAAGAATACAGGTACTCACGTACCAATAGACTATCAAGCTCTTGTAGCTGCTCACATTTACCCCTTTTTCTGTTGAGATAAGTAGTTACATTTATTTTTGCAGTTGAACATTTATTTTCCTGCTCAATTGCCTCTTAGTGATCTTAAAAATCTTCTGCTACTCCACAGGAGAAAAcacattttctttgattttccctTAAGCATGAGAAGGGAGTACAGCACTACACTGAGATAAGCTCTGTAAAAGATATAATTTGCACCTCAAAAGTACAAGTTGGGTATGCATAGGAGGTGGGGGAGGGTGAAAGAagccaaacaaatagaagaatAGTAAGACAGTATTTTAAAGAATGACTCATCCTTACCTTTGCATCAAGAAGATTTCCAAACTTCCTAAATGCGTCTTTTAGTCCTCGATCAGATGTTGACCATGATAAGTTTCCAATGAAACAGCGGTACTCAGCATCCTCCCCCATTTATCACACAACTTTTTGCAACTGAAAAGGAAAGACAAAGAGAGAGAGGTGGACAGGGAAGGGGGTGAGAAAATTCAAGAATGATCCAGAGGTGGAACACAGCAAAACAAAATTTCAAAATGTTGTTACAGCAGGTCTTGTTTATATGAGTTTTACTATGAGACCCATTGTCTCATAGTATGACATTTAAGCTTAAACGGACCAATCAAAAAGTGCTCTCAATATCATCAGCGGTATGGTTTCCTAATTATTGATCTATTGGACAAATTTTGAAAATGTAGAGACAAAAAGACATTCTTATGCTTTGGTCTagttaaaaagaagaagaattaacctaaatagccgcCCACCCAACCGcttatgtataatatatgtataatccatGTATGATATGTGTATAACCATATATAATCAGTGAATAATCTATATATATCAgctagaaaaaaaaaagcaaccaGTGAATTTGGCCGGCTAATTGTGTAAATATCCCTAAAAAGAATATCATGTCTCCGCTTATCAAATATATGTGTGCCTGGACATAGATATCATGTTATTGTATTCCTTTAAGTAGCTCGTCAATGGTTTCGTTAAGAAGTTCTGAGTTTTGCACAAAGTAGCTTCTAGAAATCTAAATTTGAGCAATTGAGTTCAGAATGATATGCTTGAGAGTTGAAAATTACCATGAGCAAATAAAAAAAGGGATGAAAGTAGGTGCCAAGCCCAAACATGGGCAAATGTCCCAAAtagaaagttcaaaataacttTCTTTATAGAATGGTACATTAAGTTCAAAATAACCATATTCTGACATAAAATGAACTCAAAAGCATGCAGACAGCCGACATGTCGGCCCTAATCTCCCTAAAGAGAAGAATCATAAAACACCAGCCTAGCATGTTAAGATATTTCCCCTTGAAATTCTTGACATATAGTTCATCAAATAAAATAGTATCCTGCCGCAGAACCTGCTACAAATTTAAGCATCTAGGAGAACAAGAGATTTGCATTATTCTTTTAACATAAAAAAAGGGTTGACCCAGTAATGCCTGCACCTAACTATCACCacaataaattatcaatattaacGTAAATtattcaaaatcagaatgagAGGAGAGAAATGCTTGTTTCTTCAATGAAATGGTTAAAAGGGTTGAGGACTGGCCAGCCCAAAAATACTTATccatttgcttcttcttcttttttggggTGAGGAAAAAAGTCTAAGATTCAAATCCCAGCAGAGGCAAGAAAATACTACTATGTGATTTCTTCTCATCTGCCTAAGTACTAGAGTACTTGTGCTGATGGAAGATAGCAGGGTCCCGGTGGAGTAGTTGAGGTGCACAAACTTTGCCCGGATACCACCATAATTAACAAAGAAAATGCAAGTAATGTAGCCTGAGTTGAAACCAATCTTTTGGGTGGATTGAATCTGGGTGAAACCAACATTAGTCTTCTAATTAACACCACGCACCCAAACTATCCAAGATTGGGACAGCTTTACACATTAATGGGTCAAAATTGACACCAACAATCGATATGGAACTGCGGAATATGGATGCCTTTTTTTTCACTTTGTCACATTTATTagtaattaacaaaaaatgcatCTATCTTTTAGTCCCACAAATTTAACAGACAACACATGCCAAAACATTTTTCACAAAAAAACAAAACGTTCTGAAATTAAAGAATCAAACGTCGTACATCAATTCTACACTTTCCTAATACGAAAATCGTGAATTGCCCTAATTAGCGACAAAAACCAAAGTAGATCCGTAGAAAAGTGCCGGCAAAACAAGAATTAAGATACAACTGTTGCTGAAAATTAAAGATTTAGCAATTGATCGATACCTTCAAGAGTGAAGAGCcgcaaaagagagagagagaagcttAAGGTAGCGTTTTTGTAGAGTCTGAAATCTGAATGGGAATATTAGGGTATTATAGAAGAAGATATATTTTCTTGGCGGGTGTCCTGCACTATAGTTGATGACTTGATGCAATCATCCTTCTTGACCCGTAATGACCGGTTCCAAGCGGTGAAGATATAAGGGCTCATTTGGATGATGGTGGTTTGAAATAATTAGTAGTAATACAGTTTTGAGTAATTTTCATaaatcactattgtttagtgATTATTAATTTTCTTTAACTATCATATACATAATAACTTCATATAACTACCATATACATAATAACTTCGTATaactaccatatacataattacttcctatagctactatttAGTTGTTACGCGACTGTCATGAATACAATAGCGGAATTCgcctaaaaaaatagaaaaatccagtTGTGCGACTGTATTTGTGCTATTGTATTCGTAAAGGCGAAATTCGCCTAAAGAATAGGGAAGTCCAACTGCTTAATAACGGGAAGAGGATAAATTAGCGtgtatcactcctaatttaactcaacaaaatcaattctacatAAATTTTGCTGTTACTGTGCTGTATTTTATGTTTTCGCGCGACTGTATTTATAAAACAGTGAGGTAATCCGCCTAAAAAAAATAGGGAACAactgtttaattatgtatttcatgtattcgcgcgactgtatttataaatactaTGAGATAATCTGTCTATATATATTGTATTCAATTCACCGTATTCAATTCGATTGTATTCAAataacaaaaaatcacaaaacacaGTGATATTCGGTTGTATTCAAAAAATACAGACCTTTGGAATACATAAATACAAgtgaaaaaataatgtatttatgCAAAAATACAATGTATTTGAGTGAATTGTACAGAATATAatatatttgtatcattgtatgtgactaaatggcaaagaagagaagaaagttcgccGAAGATGGCGGTTTCTGGCCAAGCAAAATAttgtatacattgtattaaaactaaaaatggagacgaacaataacccgaccctcaaatcttctTCGGCGTAGCCATGGCCAGATCTGTTCGCCTAAGAGGATGAGCCAATAGTGGATGATGACGCTGACGGTTCTGACGCCGACGAAAATTCTGACGACGACCACGATGATGATGCCGATGATTCTACTGATCTGAGGGAGAAGAGAGAGGATTGAGAATCttgctaatatatatatatatatagagagagagagagaaggaagatagagagagaaagaacatAATTGGTGTATTTCATGCCGCAATAATAggtataaataaatacatattttgctataaaatagaaaaggtagctataagtaataatattttaaaattattttggtttataataaatagggtgtaataATTTACTATACGTGGTAAAATTTCCATAAAAACTAGTCTTAAAGTATGTATCCACCTCCGTGAAAATACATccttaaaaaattatataaatattactaaataatatgtttgaatataaaataaaagtcaaaaaaaaTACAAGTTTCTGAAATGACGAATATTGAGCTCATATAAGCTAGCTCAATGAAGGAAAAAATATTGTCCAACATAAGTCATCAGTTAATTTATTGCAACACCAGAGAACTACGTGAGAATATcttatgaaaattattattattttagttatttaattttaaaaataaataagtaatacAAAAATACTTTCaccacaatttaaatatttatcaaATAACGTAACTTCAAAGGGAACGAAGAGGTTGCCCTATAGCTCCTAAAAATGTCGGCATGTGACATGAAGTCTAAAATAACTAAtgttaatttaatattttataacaaataatTTAGTTTATAAAAATTGTAGAGACCTATCATTTAATAGAAATGaatgcaaaaaaataaataatgacaacTCATGTagaatatattttattttctattatttcatCATTATTGCTTCAAGTTTGTATTTTTACTTTTGACTTTTAATGTTATACTATAAtcaattttgctatttttttttatttcttccaccaatattttttttaaaaaaaacaaatttatGTACCGTAGCTTTGTATACTTGAAATTAATTTTACTTGATGATCAGTTTAGAAAAAACAATATTAAACTAGATTCTTTTGCTAATATGTTAATTCAAAGAATTAATCATTTGATCTTAAtattatagaaaatattttttttgttgattcAAATTCTTAATATTAGGCTATTAGATCATtccaagttctaaaatatttaactataaaataattttcaaacaaaatattatttttaacgagTAAAAATATCAATGtaacaaaaatattattactaTCTCAGTTGGGCACATACCCAGAAACACATATGACCATCTGGGTCAAATGGGATCCACCACTTAGGGGCCAATACAAGCTCAACATCGATGGACTgcactgtgatgacccaaaaggtcatctttaaatttaataattaattatatgttctaagacctcaaaaagcactatttatcattcctcaacttgcgtgcgcagtccgtataattttctggaaagtttttatttgaaaaatagattaaaatgtgaattagagcctTAAAattcaactgagttgactttgatcaatatttttagcaaaagaacccggatccgtattttgaccattccgataggtccgtatcagAATTTGaaatgcccgaaatttaatttggaggtctctagctcaggttatggccatttaacggaaactagaaatttaaaggctaaagatttccaaagtttgactacagatttaactttttgatatcggggtcggaatccgatttcagAAATTAGaatagatccgttatgtcatttatgacttgtgtacaaaatttgaggtcattcggacttgatttgataggtttcggcatcgaatgtagaagttgaaatttcttaagttccttaagcttgaattggagtatgattcatggttttagcgttgtttgatgtgatttgaggtctcgactaagttcgtatgatattttagaacttgttggtgcatttggttgaggttctgagggccttgggtggattccagatggttaacgcatcaaaatttggacttaagaaaaaatctgaaattttggccttctggtgtaatcgcacctacggattttagaccgcagatgcgggctcGTAGAAGCGGTCAagttttcgcagaagcgaaaaccgcagatgcggtcaatttttcgcagaagcggaaatgctggacataacaaataaaaatcgggagttagccatttttactcatttttgagttttgagtctcggatttaagCGATTCCAAAGCCACTTTTCACGACATTGAAttggtaagtgttctataaccaaaagtgattatatttcataaattcatgtttatattcatcatttatttcggatttagatggaagaaattggaatttttgtaaaactttccaaaaacgaaaatttaagatttgaaggtccatttgacatcggaatttaataaattttatatggttgaactcgtatcagaatgggtgttcaaaTTTCGTAAGTTTTCttgagattcgagacgtgggccccactgttgattttttagatgaatttcggattttaatccagaaaattaataaattcatatggaattaattcctacgattggtattgagtatattgaattatttatgactagatctgaggatttcggacacgaattcgcgaggcaaaggtttattggaatcttgaatttggttgcaaagcgaggtaagtgtcgtggttaaccttgacttgagggaatagaacccttgaattatttgttatatgaaattcatgtgaacgacgtatagacgaggtgccgagtgtctatacatcatcaagttaattatttgcataattatttaaaaatcataaattatttttaagacaTGAATTAATTGCcataatttttccctcatattccttgtaaatattaattcttgaattcatgcaataattgttacatgcttatttgatttatgtatcttaattgctacttgacatttagcatattaaacatgaaattgcctattttctccttattttttacaattaattgctac
Proteins encoded in this window:
- the LOC107822586 gene encoding glycine-rich RNA-binding protein RZ1A isoform X1; protein product: MGEDAEYRCFIGNLSWSTSDRGLKDAFRKFGNLLDAKIVVDKFSGRSKGFGFVTFDEKKAMEEAIEEMNGMDLDGRAITVDKAQPQQGSGREYDSDRPRDRDRGRDHGRSNREYGGGRGSGGGECFKCGKPGHFARECPSEGGRGGRYGGRDDRYGGGGGGGRSSGHYGPDRNGDRFGSRSSRDGGGHGGERYNRDRSGPYDRR
- the LOC107822586 gene encoding glycine-rich RNA-binding protein RZ1A isoform X2; the encoded protein is MGEDAEYRCFIGNLSWSTSDRGLKDAFRKFGNLLDAKKAMEEAIEEMNGMDLDGRAITVDKAQPQQGSGREYDSDRPRDRDRGRDHGRSNREYGGGRGSGGGECFKCGKPGHFARECPSEGGRGGRYGGRDDRYGGGGGGGRSSGHYGPDRNGDRFGSRSSRDGGGHGGERYNRDRSGPYDRR